The window ATAGGTCAATGACATTCAAAGACATTGCTGAATCTAGGAAAGTTATAAATATGTATGCACTTGCAAATGGTTATGGGTCAGAGCAAGTTAAAAGTGACCCAACTAGGCTTAGGTACATTTGTGAAGCTGGATGCCCTTTTGTATGCCACATATCTAGGAATACTTCAGGGCGTGGGGCTGAATTCAGGAATTTACATTCTGAGCACACTTGTGAACCTGCATATGAGAATCATAGAGTTAATTCCAAGACCATTGCTGAATACTTCAAGAGAGGGTTACAAGAAAATCCAACCATTAAGGTTAAAGAGATAAAGGCAAGCTTGAAGGCTACATTTAATGTAAATGTTAGTGAGTCAAAGTGTAAGAGGGCAAAAAGATTGATTTTGGAGAATTTGGAAGGTAGTTTTACTGATGCATATAATAAGTTGGTTGCATATGTTAATGAATTGAAGTGTAGTAATCCTGAAAGTGATGTAGTAGTTAACTTATCAAAGGATGCTCTTGCTGAAGGCAAGAAAAGATTCCTAAGGATGTACATATGTTTTCATGCAATAAAGATGAGGTTTAAGAGTGGGTTGAGGCCCTTTATAGGGTTGGATGAAACTTTTTTGAAAGGGAAAGTTAAGGATCAACTCTTGATGGTAGTTAGTCTAGACTCGTCAAACCACTTTTATCCATTAGCTTGGGCTATTGTGGATAAAGAAACAAAAGTCACATGGAAGTGGTTTTTAACTCTTCTCCAAATGTCTTTGGACCTTAAGATGGGTGAAGGAATCACTTTCATCTCAGATATGCAAAAGGTATGAAAACGTTACTTCACTATTTccctttattattttattatttttccaatatGTACATATAGATTCTCATACTTCTTCTTTCCTATATATGTAGGGGCTAATTGACTCAATCTCAGGAGTGCTTCCTGAGGCACACCACAGATTTTGTGTTAGACACATAGAAGCAAACTGGTGCAAGAGATGGGGATCTGGGGAATACGAAAAATATCTGTGGTGGGCAGCTTGGAGTACCTATGAGGAGGACTTCTAAGATCAGTTGAAGAGTATGAGCCAAGTGGATGATGATGGTAAAGCTGATGTTGAAGATTTGTTAAGGTATCCACCTACCTGCTGGAGTAGGGCCTTCTTTGATACTACATGCAAGAAGTCGTCAGTTGATAATAACTTGACTGAGTCCTTCAATTCATGGATACTGCAAGCTAGACAGAAGCCAATTATAAAGATGTTAGAGGAGATAAGAATCAAGGTTATGAATATGTTGAATGATAATGAAGCTGAAGTTATGGGGTGGGGAGGTGAGTATAGTCCTAAGACTCTAAACTTGTATAATCAATTTATGAGGATTGTACAAAAGTGTCATCTGAATGGCAGTGCTGACCAAGGTTATGAGGTGACAGAAGGTAGTGACAGGCATATTGTCAATTTGGGGGCAAAAAAATGCACTTGCAGAACATGTGACCTTTGTGGAATCCCACATCCTCATGCAATCTGTGCCCTCTTGTACAAGAAGCAAGATCCTTTGAGTGAGATTCACTGGTTTCTTTCAAAAGAGACATATCTCCAGACTTATTCTCATAAGTTATAATCTGTGAGAGGAGAAAAGTTCTGGAAGATAGAGCCCTCCCAGAAGATGGACCCACCTGAATTTGTAAGGCAAGCTGgcataccaaaagtaaaaagaacaaaagagacaAATGAGTCAACCAATAGGCAAGGACAATGGTCTCAATCCAAAAAAGGAAAGTCATGACATGTAATAACTGTGGAGAAACTGGACATAATGCTAAATGTTGTGCCAAGGTAATCTTGTTTGTTGAATATAAGTATGCCTTGTTCTGTTTTTTCTGCCTTGTTCTAACATATTATTGTGTTCTATTTGATAATAGCACTCTAAAAGAGAACAACCAATGAGTGGCAATTCAAGGAGAAAGCAGAACAAAGAGCAAAGAACTTTGGTTGATGAACCTGTTACTGAACAACCTACATTACCAGTAGCTGTAGATATCCCAACTGAAGAGGACTTTCATTTATCAGCACCCCATCCAAGTCAAAACAGTCAGTCCAACAACTTTGTGTTTATGCCAACCCCTACTGTTCAACGGCAACTTCCAACTAGCAATTATCCAGATTTTGAGATCCCTAACTTTGAACCTAAGCCTGACATAACTGTAAGGCCAAAGAGCATCTCAGAAGCAAGGACAAGACTCCAGCTGAGGCAGCAAAATATACCAATTGCAACCAGGCAAATTGGATTTGTTGGTGATTCAAGTGGTGCAAGTCAGCCTTCAAAGCTTACTTTCTCAGCAAAAGGCCTAACATGGCTGGGAACATCTGCCATCACTGGAAATCAGTTAAACAAGCaaaggttgaagaagttgaaTGCAAGAAAGGGTAGTAGTAAGGAGCAAAAATGATGAGACTTTGCTTCAAGTATTGAACATTTGTAAATTTTTGGATGTGTTGTAATTACTGCCATGTCAATAAACTTTATATTTTGGTTGTGGTTGTTTAATTGTGACAGTTGGATGCCATGATATAGCTAGGTGTTAGACATCTTTTTGGGGTTATAATATGGTATCCAACTGTCTTATAAACTCACTTTATGAATGTTGATAGTTGGTGAATGTAGGTGAATGCTATTAATGTTATGAATGTTGACTGTTGGAGTTCCATTTTCAATGACGGAATTCTGGTTATGTAGTTAGCAATTTTACATCTAGATAATAGGGTATTTAGTTTTCCAGTTTtccatttttccattttgtaagTGTTTCAATTTTAAAGCTTTGTATCCAGTTATTTGCAGCTTGCTGCTgtagtttgttttattttgtttttaaattttgcaCTTGGGTGTAGTTATTTAGAAAGCAAACAAAGAACATGTTTAGGAACAACCAAACATATcttataaaaaaaacaaacatGTTTAGGAAATGGAGTATACAATAAAGGAGAAAAACCCTTTCACAACAAATACTACTACAACATCATAATCAAAGAACATACAAATACTAGTACAACATGGCTACACATATAAAACTCAACATCAACAACTTTGAATTTGCAAAATAGTCACTTCATCATCGAGGCCACAAAATAACCAATAAACAATCCCCAAGAAATCATAAGCAACATCCTTGTCTTTGCAAGTTTATCTTCCAACTTGACAACTTTATCCACTTCATATTGGTGTATAGCCTTCATGGCAATTACTTCTTCATTCAATTTGTCCCTTTGCATCTTAATCTCCTCAATCGATGATGTTACATCTTTAATATTAGTCTAATCACTTCGCAAAAAGATTTCATCTTCCCATTCCCAAAACCCACATGAATTAGCCTGTCAAATATAAATCAAAAAGAAGATTTAATTTTCAAagttgaaataaattattaaccaaaaaagaagaagagaactgAAAAATATGGTAATCTTGGGCCTCGAACATTTGTAGAATTTTCTTCCAGGGTTATATGGAGTAGACAAAGTGAAGTGTTTGGCTATAATGCCACAACGACACCTAATCTGTAATGAACAGCTAGCTTGCAACATTTAACAACCAAAGTAACGACGACAATGAAATAAAGAGGATTTTTTGGGAAGATTTCAGTCGGATGGAAGGTTTTAGCAATGGAGTTTATTTTGGGGGAGAAGAAGACGCTGGGTATGTGTCAAATTTATTTGACTGAAATTGGGTTATGGGGGACTAAATGGCCATTGGGTTTGGGTCTAATAAGTGAGTGGAAGTCCCAATTGGCATCTTAGTTGGCAGCTGAGTTGGAAAAAAGAGATGGGGTCAGCTGCTACTTGGACGGGTAATTGTATAAACTTTATTAACAGTAAGGTGGAGATTGAACCTAAAGTGTAACAGGGGACGAACGTGGATGATTTTCAAAAGTACAGGGGTAATAATGGCCTTTTTccctaaataataattattgctTTGCCATGATTGCTCCTcattttttgacgttttagggccataaaataggaattcaggacgattcccagattttcgtttgctatagtcTACGTCATCTGCATGAATTCAGATTACCGACTccgaatctcctaaaaatttGTGATCATACAAAAACGACCTAATGAATAGTAGTCATTGTTTCGCCATGACAAtttctcgttttttggcattttagggccataaaacatgaCTTCAggacgattcccagattttcgtgcgcaatagtccacgccatcttctTGAATTCGAGCGACCAACCCCGAATCTCCTAAATTTTGTGGGCCTATAAAAAATGGCCTATTGAACAATAATCATAGCCTcggttttttggtattttagggccataaaacatgaattcaaGACGATTCCCAAAGTTTCGTCAACGCCATATGCATGAATTCAGGCGACAGGCTCCGAATCTCCTATAATTTTGGggcccataaaaaataacctaatgaacaatagtcatctcttcgctatgatcattcctcattttttagtgttttagggccttaaaacaggaattcaagattattcctagattttcgtgtgcatagtccacgccatctacaTGAATGCGTGCAACCGACCCCGAATCTCCTAAATTTTGCgggccataaaaatgacctaatgagcAATAGTTGTCGATTTGCAATGACAATTACTCGTTTTTTGCAATTTATGGCAATAAAACCCCAATTCAGGATGATTcatagattttcgtgtgctataggtaTCATTTGCATGAATTCGGGCAACCGACTCCGAATCTTCTAAAGTATTGCAGTCCGAtaaaaaatgacataatgaatatagttatcgcttcgccatgaccattcctcattttgggtcttttaaggccataaaatatATAGGAATTCAGGACGACTccctgattttcgtgtgctataatccaAGCCCTCTGCATTAATTCGGGCGACCGAATCCGAATATCCTAAAATATTGCGGGCCCATAAAAACCTACCTAGTGAATAATAGTCATCCCTTCGTAATGATCATTCCTACTTTTtgatattttagggccataaaacaggaatttaggatgattctcaaattttcgtaggctatagcccatgccatctgcCTAAATTCGGTAGACCGGcctcgaatctcctaaaattttgcaggcccataacaaatgacctaatgaataagGCATCTCTTCGCtatgagcgttcctcattttttggcattttggggcCATAAAATAGAAATTTTGGACGATTCCTCGATTTTTCGCGTGCTATAAtccatgccatctgcatgaattcggatGACTGACTCCGAATCTTCTAAAATTTTGCGGAACCATAAAAAAATTACCTAATGAACAACAGTCATTGcttcaccatgatcgttcctcatttttttggcattttagtaCCATAAAACAAAAATTTAGGATGACACCCAGATTTgcatgtgctatagtccacgccatccgCATGAATACGGGCGTCCGACTTCAAATCTCCTAATATTTGAGGGCCCATAAAAAATTACCTAATAAAAAATAGCCATCgttttgccatgaccgttcctcgtctTTTGgagttttaggaccataaaataggaatttaggatgattccctgattttcatatgctatagtcCAACACCATCGGCATTAATTTGGACGACCGACTCCGAATCTCCTAAAGTTTTTCTGGCCCATAAATATGACCTAATGAATAGTAGTTATCGCTTCACCATGATCATCCTCATTTTTTCGCATTTTAGTGCCTTAAAATATGAATTCAAgacgattctcaaattttcgtatgctatagtccacgccatatACATGAATTACTGTGACTGGCTctggatctcctaaaatttttggcccataaaaaatgtcctaatgaacaatagttatCACTTCTCCATGTCTGGttctcgtttttggcattttatggtcATAAATTAGGAATTCAAGACGGTTCCAagatttcgtgtgctatagtccacgatATCTACATGAATTCAGGTGAGTGGCtttgaatctcctaaaattttgcgggcccataaaaaatgacctgaCGAACATAGCTTCGCcatgattgtttctcattttttgtcgttttagggccataaaataggaattcatgaCGATTCTAtgattttcgtgtgccatagtcTATGTCATCTACGAGAATTCGGGCGACCAATCCCAAATTTCCGAAAATTTTAcaggcccataaaaaatgacctaacgaacaatagtcatcgcttcgccatgactgttccttatttttttagcACAATAAACAGGAATTAAGGAGGATGCTCATATTTTCGTGTTTTATTGTCCACGTTATCTACATGAATTCGGGAGACCGACTTAGAATGTCATAAAATTTTACAGGTCCATCAAAAATggcctaaaatattttttggtgaTCTGGGcaataaaacaggaattcaggatgattccagatttttgtgtgcttaCAGTCTACGCCAGCTACATGAAATGGGGCCACCGACTTCGAATCTCTTATAATTTTGCGAGCCCATAAAAAAGgatctaatgaataatagtcatcgcttcgccatgaccgttcctcgatttttggctttttaggcccataaaataggaattcaggtcGATTCTCAGATTTTTCATGTGCGATAGTCCACGCCAAATGCATGAATTCGGGCCACCGGCTCCGAATCACCTACAACTTTGTGGGCCCATAAAAAACAACCTGATGAATAATAAGTCATTTCTTCGCCAatcatcgttcctcatttttaggtgttttagagccataaaataagaattcaagatattcctagatttttgtgtgttatagtccacacCATCGACATGAATTCGAGCTATCAgctccgaatctcctaaaattttgctagcccataaaaaataacctaatgaacaatattcatcgcttcgctatgatcgttcctcattgtttggcattttagggccataaattcAGGCGTCCggccccgaatctcctaaaattttgtggaTCTTCAAAAtgattaaatgaataataatcatcacttcgccataaccattcctcatatttttggcatttagggccataaaacaggaattgaGGACGATTCCAAGGTTTTCATATGCTATAGTCTAGGCCATTTACATAAATTTGTGCGACTAGCCcagaatctcctaaaattttgtggcccaataaaaaaaatgacctaataaatAATAGTTATTGCTTCGCCGTAGCCATTCTTAGTTATTTGGAGTTTGAGggccataaaacatgaatttagAAAATCtatcagattttcgtgtgttatcgTCCATGACATTTGCATGAATTCGGGCAACTGGCTCTGAATCTCCTAAATTTTTGCGTACCCATAAAAAaagacctaatgaacaatattcATCGTTTAACTATGAacgttcctcttttttggcattttaggaccataaaaagggaatttaagatgattcccaaatttttgtgtgctatattcCACGACATCTGTATGAATTCGGGCGATCGATCCCGAATCTTCTAAAATTTTGCGAACCCATAAAAAAttacctaatgaataatagttaTCGCTTCTCCATGACTTTTCCTCATCTAttggcattttaggaccataaaacaggCAGATTTTCACGT is drawn from Nicotiana tabacum cultivar K326 chromosome 9, ASM71507v2, whole genome shotgun sequence and contains these coding sequences:
- the LOC142164354 gene encoding uncharacterized protein LOC142164354, which produces MSQVDDDGKADVEDLLRYPPTCWSRAFFDTTCKKSSVDNNLTESFNSWILQARQKPIIKMLEEIRIKVMNMLNDNEAEVMGWGGEYSPKTLNLYNQFMRIVQKCHLNGSADQGYEVTEGSDRHIVNLGAKKCTCRTCDLCGIPHPHAICALLYKKQDPLSEIHWFLSKETYLQTYSHKL